The Solibacillus sp. FSL W7-1436 genome window below encodes:
- a CDS encoding ABC transporter permease encodes MFTAMFGSVEQGIIYAIMALGVYLTFRVLDFPDLTVDGSFVTGAGTAAMMIVLGYNPLLATLVATVAGFIAGCMTGILHTKGKINPLLAGILMMIALYSINLRIMGLSSDTGVTRPNIPLLNSETVFSKFGSFWENLGIDTAITNVLKSMGLASVPTTWGVLILMVVVTAIIKLVVDWFLKTEIGLAIRATGDNKRMIRSFSANTDSLVILGLGISNGMVALSGALIAQYTKFADVGLGIGMIVVGLASVIIGEAIFGTKSIVRVTFAVIAGAIIYRMIYALALRVKWLDSGDMKLITAVIVILALVIPQIVGKYKEKKRKAKRLEERLALQQAKVEIEQGGKSLA; translated from the coding sequence ATGTTTACAGCTATGTTTGGGTCAGTGGAGCAAGGGATCATCTATGCAATTATGGCACTTGGGGTTTATTTAACATTCCGTGTGCTTGATTTTCCGGATTTAACGGTTGATGGAAGCTTTGTAACGGGGGCAGGTACGGCAGCGATGATGATCGTGCTCGGCTATAACCCGCTGCTTGCTACATTAGTCGCAACAGTTGCTGGATTTATTGCTGGATGTATGACAGGTATTTTACACACAAAAGGGAAGATCAATCCGCTGCTTGCAGGGATTTTAATGATGATTGCCCTCTATTCGATCAATCTACGAATTATGGGGTTAAGCTCAGATACTGGTGTAACACGACCAAATATTCCACTATTAAATTCAGAAACAGTTTTTTCGAAGTTCGGTTCTTTCTGGGAGAATCTAGGTATTGATACAGCCATCACGAACGTACTGAAATCAATGGGTCTAGCTTCTGTTCCGACAACTTGGGGCGTTTTAATTTTAATGGTTGTTGTGACGGCAATTATTAAACTAGTAGTAGACTGGTTCTTAAAAACGGAAATTGGTCTGGCAATCCGTGCAACAGGCGATAATAAACGAATGATCCGCAGCTTTTCGGCAAATACCGATTCATTAGTCATTTTAGGACTTGGAATTTCAAACGGTATGGTGGCATTATCGGGCGCATTAATTGCCCAGTATACAAAATTTGCCGATGTCGGATTGGGTATTGGTATGATTGTTGTCGGTTTGGCATCGGTAATTATCGGTGAAGCAATTTTCGGAACGAAGTCGATTGTTCGTGTCACATTTGCAGTTATTGCCGGGGCAATAATTTACCGAATGATTTACGCATTGGCGTTACGTGTAAAATGGCTTGACTCAGGTGATATGAAATTAATTACGGCGGTTATCGTTATTTTAGCGCTGGTAATTCCGCAAATCGTAGGGAAATATAAAGAGAAAAAGAGAAAAGCAAAACGTTTGGAAGAACGTCTCGCATTACAGCAGGCAAAAGTAGAGATTGAGCAGGGAGGGAAGAGCCTTGCTTAA
- a CDS encoding uracil-DNA glycosylase, whose protein sequence is MMEQLTNSWKDLLAREAEEPYYKLLETFLVRQYNEATVYPEKENIFNALQLTDYNDVKVVILGQDPYHGPNQAHGLSFSVEKGQKLPPSLKNMMKELQQDIGCEIPEHGDLTSWAKQGVLLLNTVLTVQAGKANSHKGQGWEQLTNAIIEHLAKRDQPIVFLLWGKPAQSKRMLIERISDKHIILQSPHPSPLSAHRGFFGSRPYSKANEALLSLGQQPIDWCLTKK, encoded by the coding sequence ATGATGGAACAGTTAACGAATAGTTGGAAAGATTTATTGGCCCGTGAAGCGGAGGAGCCGTATTATAAACTTCTTGAGACATTTTTAGTAAGACAATACAACGAAGCAACAGTGTATCCGGAGAAGGAGAATATTTTCAATGCCCTCCAGCTAACGGATTACAATGATGTAAAAGTAGTCATATTGGGGCAAGATCCATATCATGGTCCGAATCAGGCACATGGATTAAGTTTTTCGGTTGAAAAAGGGCAAAAATTGCCGCCGAGTCTAAAAAATATGATGAAGGAACTGCAGCAGGACATTGGCTGTGAAATCCCGGAACATGGGGATTTAACGTCGTGGGCAAAGCAGGGCGTATTATTACTGAACACTGTTTTAACTGTACAGGCAGGCAAAGCCAATTCCCATAAAGGGCAAGGTTGGGAACAGTTGACGAATGCTATTATTGAACATCTCGCAAAACGTGATCAGCCAATTGTATTTTTATTATGGGGAAAACCGGCGCAAAGTAAACGGATGTTAATAGAACGAATTTCAGATAAACATATTATTTTGCAATCGCCACATCCGAGTCCGTTAAGCGCACACCGCGGCTTTTTCGGAAGCAGACCCTATTCAAAAGCAAACGAAGCACTCCTGTCGTTAGGTCAACAGCCGATTGACTGGTGCTTAACGAAGAAATAG
- a CDS encoding uracil-DNA glycosylase: MKVDCFKCQHFRVTWDQFNPRGCTAYGFKTKQLPSLVVKQSSGMDCLKFVPKNREGGQKR; this comes from the coding sequence ATGAAAGTAGATTGCTTTAAATGCCAGCATTTTCGTGTGACATGGGATCAGTTTAATCCGCGCGGTTGCACAGCATACGGCTTTAAAACAAAACAGCTGCCATCTCTCGTTGTAAAACAGTCTTCGGGAATGGACTGCTTGAAGTTTGTACCAAAAAATAGAGAAGGTGGGCAAAAGCGATGA
- a CDS encoding YjiH family protein gives MKTKFSFYTWFLFIALSALGVFLFITPINTEDGIKVPIAILANFLAGRVEPFIHWFALIVFIIGAVGSIVMHFIPKKEKRTLVDSLFRVHWFWTAMRVFAVVFASMYVFQFGPESLTSDVTTGVLLDPAAGLVTFMFVLFLFAGLLLPLLTDFGLLEFFGSMMVKIMRPLFKIPGRSAIDCLASWVGDGTIGVLLTSKQYEEKNYTGREAATIATTFSVVSITFCLVVVETIGIGDYFIEFYASVIICGLILAFIMPRIYPLKQKADTLIDGSEAPENREDVQDGFNVVTFGLHNALNKADSNRNLGKMIKNGFINVLEMWFAVTPIIMAFATIALVLAEFTSFFRILGMPFEPILALLQIPEAGEAAQTMIVGFADMLLPSVLGAGIESEMTRFFIATVSVTQLIYMSEVGGLILGTKLPLKLWDLFIIFLIRTIISIPIIAAIAHLLF, from the coding sequence ATGAAAACAAAATTTTCTTTCTATACTTGGTTTCTTTTTATTGCCCTTTCTGCTCTTGGTGTCTTTCTATTTATTACACCGATTAATACAGAAGACGGCATAAAAGTACCGATTGCAATCCTAGCGAACTTTTTGGCAGGTAGAGTAGAACCGTTCATTCATTGGTTCGCACTTATTGTCTTTATTATTGGTGCAGTGGGATCTATTGTGATGCACTTCATTCCCAAAAAAGAGAAACGTACACTAGTCGATTCTTTATTCAGAGTACATTGGTTCTGGACAGCAATGCGTGTATTTGCAGTTGTATTTGCAAGTATGTATGTTTTCCAGTTCGGACCTGAGAGTTTAACAAGCGACGTTACAACAGGCGTACTACTTGATCCGGCAGCCGGTCTTGTAACTTTCATGTTTGTCCTGTTTTTATTTGCAGGTTTATTATTGCCTTTATTAACAGATTTCGGTTTACTCGAATTTTTCGGTTCGATGATGGTGAAAATTATGCGTCCCCTATTCAAAATTCCAGGTCGCTCTGCCATTGACTGTCTCGCTTCTTGGGTTGGCGATGGCACAATCGGCGTATTGCTTACAAGCAAGCAATACGAAGAGAAAAATTATACAGGCCGCGAAGCCGCAACAATTGCGACAACGTTCTCGGTCGTGTCGATTACATTCTGTTTAGTTGTAGTAGAAACAATCGGCATTGGTGATTACTTTATCGAGTTTTATGCTTCTGTCATTATTTGCGGATTAATTTTAGCATTCATTATGCCTCGTATTTACCCGTTAAAACAAAAAGCGGATACTTTAATTGATGGCAGTGAAGCCCCTGAAAACCGTGAAGATGTACAAGATGGTTTCAATGTAGTAACTTTCGGTTTACACAATGCATTAAATAAAGCCGATTCCAACCGTAACTTAGGTAAAATGATCAAAAACGGTTTTATTAATGTACTGGAAATGTGGTTTGCGGTTACACCGATTATTATGGCATTCGCAACAATTGCCTTAGTGTTAGCCGAGTTTACTAGCTTCTTCCGTATATTAGGAATGCCATTTGAGCCGATTTTAGCGCTTCTGCAAATTCCTGAAGCCGGTGAAGCTGCACAAACGATGATTGTCGGTTTTGCGGACATGCTGTTACCTTCCGTTTTAGGGGCAGGCATTGAATCTGAAATGACACGCTTCTTCATCGCGACAGTATCGGTTACACAGTTAATCTACATGTCGGAAGTCGGCGGACTGATTTTAGGTACGAAGCTTCCATTAAAGCTTTGGGATCTGTTCATAATCTTCTTAATCCGTACAATCATTTCGATTCCAATTATCGCAGCAATCGCACATCTTTTATTTTAA
- the bshB2 gene encoding bacillithiol biosynthesis deacetylase BshB2, with protein sequence MTLQEERHVLVVYPHPDDEAFSVAGTLRLFHNMGVPVTYACLTLGEMGRNLGNPPFATRESLPEIRRKELMEACEAMGIGDLRMMGLRDKTVEFEDDEKMVKLVNDLIVELNPSLIFTFLPGFAVHPDHEATGRAVLEAVRRIDKKYRPRILACAFANDTVEKNGEPDVTIDIQSVKADKLKALKAHASQTAWMIQDAEKRVDTGDVSLDNWLNHEQFYTVTFND encoded by the coding sequence ATGACATTACAAGAAGAACGTCACGTTTTAGTCGTTTATCCGCACCCGGATGATGAAGCCTTTTCAGTTGCAGGTACTTTACGTTTATTCCACAACATGGGAGTTCCAGTTACATATGCCTGTTTAACTTTGGGCGAGATGGGACGAAACTTAGGAAATCCGCCATTTGCAACGCGTGAATCATTGCCGGAAATCCGCCGAAAAGAGCTGATGGAAGCATGTGAAGCAATGGGTATCGGTGATTTGCGTATGATGGGTTTACGTGACAAAACAGTTGAATTTGAAGATGATGAGAAAATGGTCAAGCTCGTTAATGATTTAATTGTCGAGCTGAATCCATCACTAATCTTTACATTTTTACCTGGCTTTGCTGTCCACCCCGATCATGAAGCAACTGGACGCGCTGTGCTGGAAGCCGTACGTCGTATCGATAAAAAGTACCGCCCACGTATTTTAGCTTGTGCGTTTGCGAATGATACGGTCGAAAAAAACGGCGAGCCGGATGTTACAATCGACATCCAGTCTGTCAAAGCAGACAAATTAAAAGCTTTAAAAGCCCATGCTTCTCAAACTGCCTGGATGATTCAAGACGCAGAAAAACGGGTAGATACTGGTGATGTGTCACTGGATAACTGGTTAAATCACGAACAGTTTTATACTGTCACATTTAATGATTAA
- the ilvA gene encoding threonine ammonia-lyase IlvA, with amino-acid sequence MKMGVTQPTTIAVENVLIAHHFLKDVVVHTPLQLNEYLSEKYGAKIYFKREDLQHVRSFKLRGAYYKIKKIETEARESGVVCASAGNHAQGVAYACAKLEIKATIFMPKTTPKQKIDQVRMFGRSFVEIVLAGDTFDDSAESALAYCEQENRIFIHPFDDADVMAGQGTVAVEIMNDIEEPIDYVFGSIGGGGLMSGVSSYIKNLSPSSKVIGVEPAGAASMKSAFQNGAVVSLDTIDKFVDGAAVKCVGHDTYEVCRHYLDDIIAVPEGKVCTTILDLYNKHAIIAEPAGALSVAALDFYAEQIRGKSVVIIISGGNNDIGRMQEIKERSLIYEGLLHYFIVSFPQRSGALRQFLTEVLGPNDDITTFEYTKKNNKESGPALVGIELAHREDHAGLIERMCMNGFEYKEVNNDSTLFALLV; translated from the coding sequence ATGAAAATGGGAGTTACTCAGCCAACTACGATTGCAGTTGAAAACGTATTAATCGCACATCATTTTTTAAAAGATGTTGTTGTACATACACCCCTGCAATTAAATGAATATTTATCAGAAAAATATGGGGCAAAAATTTACTTTAAGCGTGAAGATTTGCAGCATGTTCGCTCATTTAAATTACGTGGTGCCTATTATAAAATTAAAAAAATCGAAACTGAGGCCCGTGAATCGGGCGTCGTTTGTGCAAGTGCCGGAAATCATGCACAGGGTGTTGCGTATGCGTGTGCAAAGCTGGAAATAAAAGCGACGATCTTTATGCCGAAAACAACACCGAAACAAAAGATCGATCAGGTCCGTATGTTTGGCAGAAGCTTCGTGGAGATTGTACTTGCAGGAGATACTTTTGACGATTCTGCGGAAAGCGCACTTGCCTATTGTGAGCAGGAGAACCGCATTTTCATCCATCCATTCGATGATGCAGATGTAATGGCTGGCCAAGGAACAGTGGCAGTCGAAATTATGAATGACATCGAAGAACCGATCGATTATGTATTTGGCAGTATCGGCGGTGGCGGCTTAATGTCAGGCGTTTCTTCCTACATTAAAAACTTATCCCCTTCGAGTAAAGTTATCGGTGTAGAGCCTGCAGGTGCGGCAAGTATGAAATCTGCTTTCCAAAATGGAGCAGTGGTTTCACTGGATACGATCGATAAATTCGTTGATGGGGCTGCTGTTAAATGTGTTGGGCATGATACATATGAAGTATGCCGTCACTATTTGGATGATATTATCGCCGTTCCTGAAGGCAAAGTATGTACGACGATTTTAGATCTTTATAATAAACATGCGATTATTGCCGAGCCTGCAGGAGCATTGTCGGTGGCAGCACTCGACTTTTATGCAGAGCAAATTCGCGGGAAGTCAGTTGTCATCATTATTTCGGGAGGAAATAATGATATCGGACGAATGCAGGAAATTAAAGAGCGTTCACTGATTTATGAAGGGCTGCTGCATTATTTCATCGTAAGTTTCCCGCAGCGTTCAGGAGCATTACGCCAATTCTTAACGGAAGTACTTGGTCCGAATGATGATATTACAACATTTGAGTATACGAAGAAAAACAACAAGGAAAGTGGTCCCGCATTGGTCGGCATTGAGCTTGCACATCGCGAAGACCATGCCGGATTGATTGAACGTATGTGCATGAACGGTTTTGAGTATAAAGAAGTAAATAACGACAGTACGCTGTTTGCTTTGCTTGTGTAA
- a CDS encoding ABC transporter ATP-binding protein, with amino-acid sequence MLKLDGINKVFNEGTPDEKIALDNINLHLAPGDFVTIIGSNGAGKSTMMNMISGALTPDFGSVEINGNDLTRLPEYKRAVHIGRVFQDPMAGTAPTMTIEENLAIAYSRNTKRSLRFGVDKKRREFFKTSLEKLHLNLENRLSAKVGLLSGGERQALSLLMATFTKPSILLLDEHTAALDPSRAELITKLTKELVEESRLTTLMVTHNMQQALDLGNRLIMMDKGQIILEVGEDRKQDLTIPDLMHEFEQIRGEKMNSDRALLG; translated from the coding sequence TTGCTTAAATTAGATGGCATTAATAAAGTATTTAACGAAGGAACACCAGATGAGAAAATTGCGCTGGATAATATCAACTTGCATTTGGCGCCTGGTGATTTTGTTACAATTATCGGCAGTAACGGTGCCGGAAAATCGACAATGATGAATATGATTTCCGGAGCGCTAACACCGGATTTCGGCTCTGTCGAAATTAACGGCAATGATTTAACCCGCTTGCCGGAATATAAGCGTGCTGTCCATATCGGCCGTGTTTTCCAAGATCCGATGGCAGGTACAGCACCAACGATGACAATTGAAGAAAACTTGGCGATTGCCTATTCACGTAACACAAAGCGTTCACTGCGCTTCGGTGTCGATAAAAAGCGTCGCGAGTTTTTTAAAACGTCATTGGAAAAACTGCATTTGAATCTGGAAAATCGTTTATCCGCTAAAGTCGGATTATTATCAGGCGGGGAACGCCAGGCATTGAGTTTACTAATGGCGACATTTACGAAGCCTTCGATTTTACTGCTTGATGAACATACAGCAGCACTTGACCCGTCACGCGCTGAACTTATTACAAAGCTGACAAAAGAGCTTGTCGAAGAAAGCAGGCTGACAACACTGATGGTCACGCACAATATGCAGCAAGCGCTCGATTTGGGGAATCGCCTCATTATGATGGATAAAGGTCAAATCATTCTGGAAGTCGGCGAAGACCGTAAACAGGACTTGACGATTCCGGATCTAATGCACGAGTTCGAACAAATCCGCGGTGAAAAAATGAATTCAGACCGCGCGTTATTAGGATAA
- a CDS encoding YwdI family protein, with translation MITYESIVKQIGILTTEAAQAATEQQAREKLAAIRALCDVVLDEKISSPKPASINSMSATISSPVYTQPVAVPAQKLEEDDANGDSLFDF, from the coding sequence ATGATTACGTATGAATCGATTGTTAAGCAAATTGGAATATTGACAACAGAAGCAGCACAGGCAGCAACAGAACAACAAGCCCGTGAAAAACTTGCGGCAATTCGTGCACTATGTGATGTCGTTTTAGACGAAAAAATCAGTTCGCCAAAACCTGCTTCCATAAATAGCATGAGTGCAACAATCTCGTCACCCGTGTACACGCAGCCGGTCGCAGTTCCAGCACAAAAGCTTGAAGAAGACGATGCAAACGGTGACTCGTTATTTGATTTTTAA
- a CDS encoding ABC transporter substrate-binding protein, whose translation MKKNLMKLSFLLFGLLLLLAACGGEESETSSNDTSNGEAVDTAKADSDKTFKIGTTQIVEHPSLDAAKDGFKKAIEDAGIKAEYVDKSANNDNSANMTIAQQLVGENVDLIFANSTPSAQAAKSATSDIPVIFTSVTDAVGAELIDSMATPGANVTGTIDLHPETMPKTVAFLKELGAKNVGMVYNAGEQNSVAQIAAVKEIAAKEGVTIVEAAVSASSEVRQAAESLVGNVDAFYIITDNTVVSALESVIEVADANKLPLVVGELDSVERGGLAAYGFEYYDIGYEAGQMAAQILLEGKTPSEVPAAYPANLKLVINKATAENLGLEIKPEWEAEVQ comes from the coding sequence ATGAAAAAAAATTTAATGAAGCTGTCCTTTTTATTATTCGGGCTTCTTTTATTATTAGCCGCTTGTGGCGGGGAAGAGAGCGAGACGTCTTCGAACGACACGTCAAATGGCGAGGCTGTAGATACAGCGAAAGCAGATAGCGATAAAACTTTTAAGATCGGAACAACACAAATTGTTGAGCATCCATCATTAGATGCAGCAAAAGATGGTTTTAAAAAGGCAATTGAAGATGCAGGTATTAAAGCAGAGTATGTAGACAAATCAGCAAACAATGATAACAGTGCGAACATGACAATCGCCCAGCAGTTAGTCGGGGAAAATGTAGATCTGATTTTCGCGAACTCAACACCTTCAGCACAGGCTGCAAAAAGTGCAACTTCTGATATTCCGGTTATTTTTACTTCGGTAACGGATGCAGTTGGTGCAGAGTTGATCGATTCAATGGCAACACCTGGCGCTAACGTAACAGGTACGATTGATTTACATCCGGAAACAATGCCGAAAACAGTTGCTTTCCTAAAGGAATTGGGAGCAAAAAATGTCGGGATGGTATATAACGCTGGTGAGCAAAACTCAGTGGCACAAATTGCGGCAGTAAAAGAAATTGCTGCAAAAGAAGGCGTAACAATTGTGGAAGCAGCAGTATCTGCTTCATCTGAAGTACGCCAGGCGGCAGAATCTTTAGTAGGAAATGTAGATGCATTTTACATCATCACAGATAATACGGTCGTATCGGCACTGGAATCTGTAATCGAAGTGGCAGATGCAAACAAATTACCGCTTGTTGTAGGTGAGCTTGATTCAGTAGAGCGCGGCGGTTTAGCGGCATACGGTTTCGAATACTACGATATCGGCTATGAAGCAGGGCAAATGGCAGCACAAATTTTATTGGAAGGCAAAACACCTTCAGAAGTTCCGGCTGCGTATCCGGCTAACTTAAAACTAGTAATCAATAAAGCTACTGCCGAAAACTTAGGCTTGGAAATCAAGCCTGAATGGGAAGCAGAAGTACAATAA
- a CDS encoding YojF family protein yields MKEVNTNELQELINSFANKDVFIHLETTNGSYATHYNESFFNAGAFIRNVQIRYELGKVVGDAPHRVGLKMPHGWVYAQGITHFELDDQGRLLMAGLDNTGKLAVALEISETPFAY; encoded by the coding sequence ATGAAGGAAGTAAATACTAACGAGCTCCAAGAGTTAATTAATTCTTTTGCGAACAAAGACGTTTTTATCCATCTTGAAACTACAAACGGCTCTTATGCAACACATTACAATGAAAGCTTTTTCAATGCAGGCGCATTTATCCGCAATGTACAAATACGCTATGAATTAGGAAAAGTTGTAGGAGACGCACCGCACCGTGTCGGCCTTAAAATGCCGCATGGCTGGGTTTACGCGCAAGGAATTACACATTTTGAACTGGACGATCAAGGTCGATTACTAATGGCCGGATTAGATAATACTGGAAAGCTGGCGGTTGCATTAGAAATCAGCGAAACGCCATTTGCTTATTAA
- a CDS encoding SDR family NAD(P)-dependent oxidoreductase yields the protein MSKTAIITGGGSGLGQATALRMAQEGINIAIVDVNDKGGNETVERVKAHDVDAIFIKADVSKAEEVKNYVDQTVKHFGSIDYFFNNAGISGSGKFYLDTTIEEIEQIIGINLLGALYGVRYVAEVMLKNGGGSIVNTASSAGVIGQDSVVTYSATKHGIVGLTRSMVAEYAKDGLRVNAIAPGPTETPMVKAFYEANPQMKENATGGIPQKRLGTPEEVAELVTFLLTSKAEYINGEVIRIDGGFTSTK from the coding sequence ATGAGTAAAACAGCGATTATTACAGGTGGAGGCAGCGGATTAGGGCAGGCGACAGCACTCCGTATGGCACAGGAAGGCATTAACATTGCAATAGTGGATGTCAATGATAAAGGCGGAAACGAAACAGTTGAACGGGTAAAAGCACATGACGTAGATGCTATTTTCATTAAAGCGGATGTATCAAAAGCTGAAGAAGTAAAAAACTATGTCGATCAAACAGTGAAGCATTTTGGTTCGATTGATTACTTCTTTAACAATGCGGGGATATCCGGCAGCGGGAAGTTCTATTTAGATACTACAATAGAGGAAATTGAACAGATTATCGGCATCAACTTGCTTGGGGCACTTTATGGCGTACGTTATGTAGCGGAAGTAATGCTGAAAAACGGCGGCGGTTCCATTGTAAACACTGCATCAAGTGCCGGTGTAATTGGACAGGACTCCGTTGTTACCTATTCGGCAACGAAACATGGAATTGTCGGGTTAACGAGAAGTATGGTAGCGGAATATGCGAAAGACGGGCTGCGCGTGAATGCAATCGCACCAGGACCTACCGAAACACCGATGGTAAAAGCCTTTTATGAAGCAAATCCTCAAATGAAGGAAAATGCTACAGGCGGAATCCCGCAAAAACGTTTAGGTACACCAGAGGAAGTAGCAGAACTTGTAACCTTCCTGCTAACTTCAAAAGCAGAGTATATTAACGGGGAAGTCATCCGTATCGACGGCGGCTTCACGAGCACGAAATAA
- the thiD gene encoding bifunctional hydroxymethylpyrimidine kinase/phosphomethylpyrimidine kinase has translation MTLKKTLTIAGSDTSAGAGMQADLKAFQEHGTYGMVALTVVVTMDPKTWSHSVTPLPTELLQKQIDTALSTGVDAIKTGMLSTEEIIQMASKAIQASGTDKIVIDPVMVCKGEDEVLNPGNTTAMIKYLLPYATVVTPNLFEAGQLAGTTTPKTIEQMQAAAVKIHELGAKNVVIKGGKALVHDKAVDLFYNGVEFKLLETEKVSSTYNHGAGCTFAASICANLANGLSVEESVIEAKEFVSAAIKHGWALNEHVGPVMHGAKPRFGAPEVTVTTIPNYLHA, from the coding sequence ATGACACTTAAAAAAACTTTAACAATTGCCGGTTCTGATACTTCTGCAGGCGCGGGCATGCAAGCCGATTTAAAAGCTTTCCAGGAACATGGCACATACGGAATGGTCGCACTGACAGTTGTTGTGACAATGGATCCGAAAACTTGGAGCCACTCAGTGACACCACTGCCGACAGAATTATTGCAAAAGCAAATCGATACTGCCCTTTCAACTGGTGTTGATGCCATTAAGACAGGCATGCTTTCAACTGAAGAAATTATTCAAATGGCTTCAAAAGCGATTCAGGCTTCAGGTACAGATAAAATTGTCATCGATCCAGTTATGGTCTGCAAAGGCGAAGATGAAGTATTGAACCCTGGCAACACAACTGCAATGATTAAATATTTATTACCCTATGCGACAGTTGTAACACCTAACCTTTTCGAAGCAGGACAGCTGGCAGGCACAACAACGCCGAAAACAATCGAGCAAATGCAAGCTGCCGCTGTGAAAATCCATGAACTTGGCGCAAAAAATGTTGTAATTAAAGGTGGAAAAGCCTTAGTACATGATAAAGCAGTTGATTTGTTCTATAATGGAGTAGAATTTAAATTATTAGAAACAGAAAAAGTTTCTTCTACTTATAATCATGGGGCAGGCTGTACTTTTGCAGCGAGTATTTGTGCAAACTTAGCAAATGGTCTTTCTGTTGAGGAATCGGTTATTGAAGCGAAAGAATTCGTTTCAGCGGCGATTAAACATGGATGGGCTTTAAATGAACATGTTGGACCAGTAATGCACGGGGCAAAACCACGCTTCGGTGCACCTGAAGTTACTGTTACAACAATTCCAAACTATCTACATGCATAA
- a CDS encoding DUF423 domain-containing protein, with translation MKGSIISGAIHGFLAVALGAFAAHALEDLLDDYSAGIWDTAIQYQMFHATALILVGILMSKAIFGEVKQLKIAMFCFNAGIIIFAGSLMVLALTGIGILGAITPIGGVFFLVGWIMIITAVVKKTQ, from the coding sequence ATGAAAGGTTCAATTATATCCGGTGCGATCCACGGATTTTTGGCAGTTGCATTAGGCGCCTTTGCAGCACATGCACTGGAAGATTTGCTCGATGATTACAGTGCCGGCATTTGGGATACAGCTATCCAGTATCAAATGTTTCATGCAACAGCCCTTATTTTGGTCGGTATTTTAATGTCGAAAGCTATTTTCGGTGAAGTGAAGCAGTTGAAGATTGCTATGTTCTGCTTTAATGCAGGTATCATAATCTTCGCGGGGAGCTTAATGGTATTAGCGTTAACAGGAATCGGCATACTAGGGGCTATTACTCCTATTGGCGGGGTATTCTTCTTAGTGGGCTGGATTATGATTATAACAGCAGTAGTAAAAAAGACTCAGTGA